The following proteins are co-located in the Papaver somniferum cultivar HN1 unplaced genomic scaffold, ASM357369v1 unplaced-scaffold_128, whole genome shotgun sequence genome:
- the LOC113332092 gene encoding uncharacterized protein LOC113332092, producing the protein MDYPSSYYHPSKGVVWRGFNAYNSQFCLAKQTLEELEEDYLMKTDVRAATANENNPTFMSNINSGSSSSSSLSPPIASDSVNINQNGEVLAWDNYKVKPNDLIRGVEGCAIKSEVFSNEYNNNIYNPQPLMMNGGIMPQPIPELLSFQMVESTAASPMVQQKWGGFMDCLSGVSGPTFVNQPPPDAIGYVDNRLSHTLPMPMNGTNVSVAADKKSMEKTTERRQKRMIRNRESAARSRARKQAHTNQLEHRVAELTKMNERLHKENFKSLNGEPN; encoded by the exons ATGGACTACCCTTCATCTTATTATCATCCTTCAAAGGGAGTCGTCTGGCGAGGATTTAACGCATATAACTCTCAGTTTTGTCTAGCTAAGCAGACTCTAGAAGAGCTGGAAGAGGATTACTTGATGAAAACTGATGTTAGAGCAGCTACTGCCAATGAAAACAACCCTACATTCATGTCTAACATTAATAGTggatcgtcttcttcttcttcgctctCACCTCCCATTGCGTCTGATTCGGTTAATATCAATCAAAATGGTGAAGTATTAGCCTGGGACAATTATAAGGTGAAACCAAATGATTTAATTAGAGGAGTTGAGGGATGTGCTATTAAGAGTGAAGTTTTCAGTAACGAATATAATAATAACATCTATAATCCTCAACCATTGATGATGAATGGTGGAATTATGCCGCAGCCAATACCAGAATTGTTGTCATTTCAGATGGTGGAGTCTACTGCTGCTAGTCCAATGGTGCAGCAAAAATGGGGAGGATTTATGGATTGTTTGTCAGGAGTCTCTGGACCAACATTTGTGAATCAGCCTCCTCCTGATGCTATTGGGTATGTGGATAATAGGTTGTCTCATACACTGCCGATGCCCATGAATGGCACAAATGTGTCTGTAGCGGCAGACAAGAAATCGATGGAAAAGACTACGGAGAGGAGGCAGAAAAGAATGATCAGGAACCGGGAATCTGCAGCTAGGTCCAGGGCAAGAAAACAG GCACATACCAACCAGTTGGAACACAGAGTAGCAGAATTGACGAAAATGAATGAGAGGCTCCACAAAGAAAAT TTTAAAAGCCTAAATGGCGAACCAAACTAG